A window of Kineococcus sp. NBC_00420 genomic DNA:
GGACGCCCGAGGTCAGGACCTGTGCGGCTGACTCCTCCGCCGGGGCGATCCGCTGGTTCCCGCGCGGGTCGCGGACGCCGAGCCAGGCGATGAGGAACCCGATGACCACGAGGCCGATCGAGGCGACCATCGCGCCCGTCTCACCCGGGGTGCCGCCACCGAACAGCGGGATCGCCCCGACGGCGAACAGCGAGCCCAGCGTCGGCAGACCACCGGTGAACGCGACGTAGAACCAGCCGACGGCCGCGCCGTTGCGTTCTGGCCGGGTGGTGATGTTCACCCACACCAGGAACGCGAAGGCGAAGAGCGGGAACCCGAACCCCCGGACGGCGTAGGCGGCCGCGGCCAGCGGGAAGCTCTCCGCCTGCAGGGCGAGCAGGAACAGCACCTCGAAGACGACCCAGACGACGAAACCCAGGGCCATGACCCGGCGCGGCCCGAACAGGTCGGACAGGGCCCCGGACACGTAGCTGCCGACGAGGACGCAGAGGCTGTAGTAGGTGATGATGCTCGCGACGGCGCTCTCCGGTCGACCGAGCACGTCGACCAGGTGCGGGGTCAGGAAGTTCGACTCGACGCCGTTGCCGGTCATGAAGACCAGGACCCCGACGAAACCCCAGCGGAGGACCGGGGGGATGCCCAGTCGCTGCAGCCGGCCCTCCGACGGCGCGTCGGTCGTGCTCTGCGGGGTCACGACAACCCCGGGACGATGGACACCTTGACGGAGTTCGCCGAGTCGGCCACGAGGTCGAGTCCCTTCTGGAACTCTTCCAGCGGCAGCTGGTGGGAGCAGATCTCGTCCAGCGGCAGCCGGCCCGAGGCGATGAGCTTGAGCGCGGCGGGCCAGGTGTTCTGCCCCAGGTGGGCCCCCAGGACGTTCAGTTCCTTGTCGTCGCTGATGATCGACCAGTCGACCGACACCGGGTCCTTGAACACCGAGTACTCGACGAAGGTCCCGAGCTTGCGCAACAGGTTCAGGCCCTGCGCCACCGCCGACGGGTGACCGGTCCCCTCGATGTAGACGTCGGCACCGTAGCCGTCAGTGAGGTCCTTGACGGTCTGGACCACGTCGACCTCGGTGATGTTCAGGGTGAGGTCGGCCCCGCACTTCTTCGCCAGTTCCAGCTTCTGCGGCAGCGCGTCGAGGGCGATGATGCGCTTCGGGAACTTCGCGGCCGCACCGGCGATCATGCCGAGGCCGATCGGGCCGCAGCCGGCGATGACGACGGTGTCGTCGAAGCGGATGTTCGCCCGCTCGACGGCGTGCAGCGCGCAGGACAGCGGTTCGGCGTAGGCGACCTGCCACGGCGGGAGGTCCGAGGGCGCCTTGTGGACCAGCGCCTCCTTCGGCAGGACCATGTACTCGGCCATGGCGCCCGGGGTGCGGCGCTTGAACCCGAACATGTCGTGCGGCTGGCACATGTGGTAGTTGCCGGTGTTGCAGTAGCGGCAGTTCCAGCACGGGACGATCTGCTCGGCGACGACGCGGTCGCCTTCCGACACGCCCCAGCGGGCGGTCGCCTCGGCGTCGATCCCGACGACGCGGCCGGTGAACTCGTGTCCGGGGACGACCCCGGTCTCGGTCCACGCCGGGCGGTTCTCGTCGCCCCAGAACTTCGCGGCGCCGTGGTAGCACTTCAGGTCGCTGGCGCAGATGCCGACGGCCTCGACCTTCAGCAGGATCTCCCCCGGTCCCGCGACCGGGACGGGGATCTCCTCGAGGCGGTAGTCCTCCGGTCCGTGCACCACGACGGCTCGCATGGTCTGTGGTTCAGTGCCGGTCATCAGCTGCTCCCTCGCAGAGTCCGTCGACCCCTCACGGGTCCGTCCTGTCCTGACCCTAGGACCGGCCAGCACAGATGTCCAGCACACATGTGCACGGCCGACTCGAGTGCCCTCCCCGCCGCTGGGTAGCGTGGCGGCCGACACAGGAGGTGGGGGCGTGGTCAAGGGACCCAAGGGAGACAGCCGGTTCCCACTGGCGCTGGCGCACACCGCCGCGACGCTCTACTACCTGCAGGACGCGACCCAGGCCGAGATCGCGGAGCGACTGGGCACGTCCCGCGCGACCGTGAGCCGTCTGCTGCAGGAGGCGCGGGACCGGGGACTGGTCCGCATCGAGGTGCTGCCGCTCCCCCGGGAGGACCCCGACGACCTCGCGGAACGGCTGCGCACGGCCCTCGGGCTGGAGGGGGTCTGGCTGTCGCCCGCCACCACGACCCAGCACGTGGCCGAGGCCGTCTCGCCCGTCCTGGCCGTGCTGCTCGCCGGCCTCGGCCTCGTCGCCGGGGACGTGCTCCTGGTCTCCTCGGGGCGGACCGCCTACGAGATCGCCCGACGCGAACTGCCCGCGTTGCCGGGCGTCGTCGTGGCCCCGATGGTCGGCGGCCAGGACGAGGCCGAGGCCTGGTACCAGACCAACGAGATCACCCGTCGCGTCGCCGCCGCCGTGGGCGGGACCCCGCGGTTCCTGCACGCTCCCGCGTTCCCGGGGCGCGGGCTGCGGCGCAGCCTGGTCGCGGACCCGGAGTTCAAGCGGTTCACCGCGCTCTGGGAGAGCGCCCGGTGCGCGGTCATGGGCGTGGGCGCCCCTCCGCTGCAGCGCGACTCGATCCCGAGCTTCGTCCCCACCGCGGAGACCCCGTTGCGCGACGCCGTCGGCGACGTCGCCTCCCGCTTCTACGACGCGCACGGCGTGGAGATCTCCTACGACGGCGCCGACCGCCTCATCGCGATCCCGCTCGACGTGCTGCGGGCCGTCCCGCACCGCATCGCCGTCGTCTACGGGGCGGTGAAGGTGCCGAGCGTCCTCGCCGGCGCCCGCGGCGGCTTCTTCAACCACCTCGTCACCGACCCGGCGACGGCCGCCAAGCTCCTCACGGCGGCGTGAGACCCCACGCGTCCCGGTCGTCGTCGGCGAGCCGTTCCAGCACCGCCGCGAGCTGGTCGCTGCGCAGGTAGGAGGGGTTGCTCCCCGCCGCCATCCGGATCACCTCCGCCGCGCGGAACCGGCCGTCGGCGAGCAGCGCGGACCGCTCGACCGGCGCTCTGAGGGGCAGGAGGTCGAGCTCCACCCGGTCGTCGTCGCCCGGGACCCCCGCGAGCCGTCCCACCGCCGCGACCCCGGGGTCGCGCGCTCCGCTCACCCACAGCAGGCACGGCTGCCCGGCGGCCATCAGGCCCAGCCGGTAGCTCGGGCGCAGGCATCGTCGCACCGCCTGCCATCCCGCCGGCTCCAGTTCCGCGGGCCGACCGGCCGACTTCACCAGCCAGCAGGCCACGTCGTCGTTCGACAGCCGGCGCACCCGCTCATCGTGGCCGAGGTCCGCCGAGGTCGCCCGCCCGAGCGGCGAGGGCCCGCGCCGCGAACGTCCCCAGCCAGTGAGTGCTGGCGTAGCCGTCGGCGGACAACGCCTCCAGGCCCCGCCCGAGGTGCACGTCGGCGGCCCCGGAGAGGACGCCCCGCCTCGAGTCGGTCGGGTCCAGCGCGGCGGCCAGGTCCGCCAGGGCGGCCGCGCGCGAGAGGTTCAGCCCGTCGAGGTGGCCGAGGCGGCCGTCCAACCGGTCGGGCACCGCGACCGGTTCGAGCAGGGTCCGGGGTTCCCCCTGCGCCAGTCCCGGCCAGAACCCCTGCAGCCACGGCGGGAACTCCTCGGCGGGGAGCAACCGTCGCACCAGGTCGGCCTCGGCCAGACCCGGCGAGAGGAAGTCCTCTCCCGACGGTTCCCAGGTCAGGGGGGCGTCCCGGTCGGGCAGGAACCAGTCCGTGGCCGTGGCGCGCACGGCGTCGGCCAGGTCGTCCCGGCCCAGCACGGGAGCCGCGTCGAGGAGCAGGCCGAGCGAGAACGCGGAGTTCGCGTGGGTTCCGGCGCGCACCGGACGCCCCGCCCGCGGCAGCCAGTCGAGGACGAGGTCGGCGACGGCGTCGGCCGCGGGGCGCAGCGCCGATCCCCAGGCGGGGTTCGCACCGGTCCAGGCCCGGCACTGCGCGGCGAGGGTCACCAGCCAGGCCCAGCCGTAGGGCCGTTCGAAACCCGGCGACGTCACCAGGGCGAGGGTCTCGCGTTCGAGGTCGGCCGCGGTGAGGTGGTCGTCGAGAACGGCCCGCACCGCCTCGACGTCGATCTCCTCGGGGTGGTGCTCGAGGAGGAACACCAGCAGCCAGTGCGTGTGCACGGCGGAGTGCCAGTCGTAGCACCCGTGGAAGGCCGGGTGCGCCGCCCTCGGCCGGACCAGGTCCCCGGGACCCCGGAGTTCCGTCCCCGGCGCGTGGGGGAACTCCCGCCGCACGTTCGCCACGGCCGTCCGGGCCAACCGCCCGGCGAGCGGGGCGAGCATCAGAAGGCCAGGAAGTACATCAGGACGACGTTCGCGACGAGCAGCGGGACGGCCGTCGGGATCTGCTGCCGGATCACGGCGTAGTTGCTCCTCAGTTCCAGCAACGCCACGGGGACGACGTTGAAGTTCGCGGCCATCGGGGTGCAGAGCGTCCCGCAGTACCCCGACAGCATCCCGATCGCGAACACCACCGGCGGGTTCCCGCCCATGGCCTCGACGAGCACCGGGTAGCCGATCGCCGCGGTGAGCACCGGGAAGGCCGCGAAGGCGTTGCCCATGACGACGGTGAACACCGCCATGCCGACGCAGTAGAGGATCACCGCCGGCAGCAGCGCGCCGTCCGGCAGGACGGCCGAGACCGTGGTGCCGATGGCGTCCCCGACCCCGGCGGTCGCGAACACGAGCCCGAGCACCGACAGCAACTGCGGCAGGACGAGGGCCCAGCCGAGGTCCTCGGTGAGGCGACGTCCTTCGGTCAGGGCGAGGGCCGGCGTCCGTTGCCGGAACAACCACATCCCGACCGGGACCGCGATGATCCCCGCCGCGGCGAGACCGATGACGGTCTCGCTGCCGCTCTGGAGCAACGGCTGACCGCCGACGGTGATGTCCTTGCCCACCGTGGCGCACAACGCGGTCACGACCGGGATGATGAGGACCGGGACGAAGAGACGGTTCCCGAACCGGGCGGCGAGCACCTCGCGCGTCGCGAGCAGCGTCGTCCCCGCACGACCGGCCGGGGAAGCGGGGCCGTCGACGACCGCGGCCGTCCCTCCGCCCGCGGCGGACCCGCTGCGCGCCAACCGACCCGTCCCCGCGATCGCGGCGATGGCGACGATCGCGAGTCCGAGCGGCCACCCCGGCGCGGTCTGCGCCACGACGAACGAGCTGTAGGGGAAGCAGAGGCCGAGCAACGCCCAGAACGCGCCGCTCGTGGCCCGGCGGGGGTTGCTCCGGTCGCGGGCGACGAGGGCGCCGACGACGAGGAAGAAGAACCCCATCACCCAGTAGAACCACTCGACGCGGATCACCCCGCCACCTCCGACGTCCCGAACTTCGCCATCTCCCGGGCCAGCCCCCGGTCGGTGAGCAGGCTGCGGGTGCCGTGGACCAGCAGCGCCACCACCGCGGTCGGGATCGCCCAGAGCGCCAGCTGCAGGGGTTCGAGCGTGTAGCCGTAGGTCGTGTCGACGAAGGAGGTGATCAGCAGCACGGCACCGACGGCGACGAAGATGTCCTCACCGAAGAACGCGCCCACGTTGTCGGTGCTGGCCGCGAACGCGCGGATGCGCTGCGAGACCGCGTCGGGGAGGGGCCCGAACCGGCGGACGGCCGCGGCCTCGGCCATCGGCGCGACCAGCGGCCGGACGGTCTGGGCGTGGCCGCCGATGCTCATCAGGCCGATGGCCGCGGTGACCTGGCGGATCACGAAGTAGCCCGCGAGGATCCCGCCCGTGCTCAGCCGGGACATCTTCGACACCAGCCGCCGGGCCTGTTCCTGCAGACCGTTGCGTTCCACCATCCCGATCACGGGGAGGACGAGCAGGAAGATGCTGACGGACCGGGAACCGGCGAAACCGGTCCCGAACGCGTTCAGCACCTCGACGGGGGTCATCCCGCCGAGGAAACCGGTCACGAGACCGGCGACGGTGACGACGAGCATGGGGTTGAGCCGCAGGGCGAAACCCGCGACCACGACGAGGATTCCGAGGAGAACGAGCACTTCCGCGCCTTTCCGGAGGACGAACGGGAGGTCGAGTGTTCCCGGCGACGCTAGGGATCGTTCAACGATCGCGCAAGGGGTACGGTCGGACCAGTTTCCGCAGGCAACTCCCGGTCGAGCCCCCGAGGTGACGTCGACATGCCCACCACCAACCGCACCCCCCACGACAGCCCGTCCCGTCCGCTCCCGCCGACGGTGGAGGAATCCCGGCTCACCGCCCCGGTCGCCGAGCAGGTCCTCACCGCGTCCGGGTTCTCGACGCTCGTGGCGGAGTTCACGGCCGCCGCGAGCACGGCGAGCACCCTCGACGCCCTCCACGCCGTCGTGCGCGACCACGGCACCCGGCTGTGGGAGAGCGCCGTCCGGCGGGCGGGGAACCGACCGGGTTCCGACGGCCTGGACCCCTACGACGACCGCCCGCTGTACTGGGCCCGCACCGCGACGGGTTCGGTGCTGCGCAGCCTCGACAACGACGTCCTGGAGGTCCAGCACCAGCGCCTCGCCCTGCTGCACGTCCTGGACCGGACCTCCCGCGGCATCGACCGCCCGCTCTGGCCGGGAGCCGCCGCAGGGGACCTGCGCGTCGCGGTGAGCGGTTTCGACCCCTACGGCCTCGACGCCGACGTCCGGCACTCCAACCCGTCCGGATGCGCTGCGCTGCAGCTGGACGGCGCGACCTTCGACACCCCGGCGGGGCGTGTCGTCGTCCGGTCCGTCGTGCTCCCGGTGAACTACGGCGACTTCGACCAGGGGATCGTCGAAGACGCCTTCGGCCCGGCCCTGCTCGCGGGAGCGGACCTGATCACCACGATCAGCATGACCAGCCGCGGGCGGATGGACGTGGAGAAGTGGGCGGCGAACGCCCGCGGCGGCACCCCGGACAACAGCCGCGACCAGCACTTCGGGCCGGTGGGCCGCGCCGCCCGCTGGGCCCAGCCCGACCAGAACCCCGAGTGGATCGGGACGACCCTGCCACACGCGGCGATGGTCGCGGCAGGCACCGGCCCCTGGCCCGTCGTGCTGAAGCAGGGGATCCGGGAGTGGCCTGCCGGGTCGTTCCCCGACCCCGCGGCGCTGCGCTCGAACCCCGACCCCTCGCCCGGCAGCACCGCGGCGGCCGGGACGGGCGGCGACTACCTCAGCAACGAGAGCATGTACCGCTCGAACCGGTTGCGGCTCGCCCTCGGGGCGGACGACGTCCCCGGCGGCCACCTGCACGTCTCGGCGATCGTCGACCCCGTCGACCCCGCGGCGATCACCGACGCCGCGTTCGAGGAGGACCGCCGCGCGGTCGTCGACCAGACGATCGCGCTGGTCCGTGCCGCGGCCGAGGCCGTTCAGGCGGAGCGGCGGTCGCGGTAGGCCTGCAGCACGCGCCCTTCGGCCTCGTCGAGGTAGCTGCGCAACTCCCTGGCCGCCGCGACGCCACCGCGTTCGAGCAGGGTGTCCAGGACGACGTGGTTGCGCGCGAGGTACGAGCCGTGGAAGTCCTCGGGGGAACCGACGACGTGGAAGGCGAGACGCATCTCGTTCCAGATGCTCTGCATGAGTCCTTCGATGCGGACGCTGCCCAGTGCGGTCAGGGCCCGGTGGAAGTCGATGTCGGCGGTACCGACCCCGATCCAGTCCCCCGCCGCGGCGAGGCGCTCGGCGCGTTCGAGGGTCTCGGCGACGTCGGCGAGGCCGTCGGTGCGCCGGCCGTGGTCGCGGACGGCGGCGCACTCCACGAGTCGCCGGGCGTCGTAGAGCTCGTGGACGTCCTGTTCGCTGGGGACGCGGACGAACACCCCGCGGTTGAGCTCGTGGACCACCAGCCGTTCCTCGGCCAGCATCCGGAACGACTCGCGCAGCGTGTTCCGCGAGACCTCGAAGGCCGTGCAGAGCTCGGGTTCGGACAACCGCGAGCCCACGCCGTAGCTGCCGTCGAGGATCCCGTCCCGCACCAGGTCGGCGACCCGGTGCGCGCGACCGGAGCGGTCCTGGGGTTCCACGTCGTGGACGGTACCAGCGGGACCTCTTGCGGAATCGTTGAACGATCGGCAGGATCGCTCCGTGGCCACCATCGATCTGAACGCCGACGTCGGCGAAGGCTTCGGCCGTTGGGAGCTCGGCGACGACGACGCGGTCCTCGCCACGGTGACCAGCGCCAACGTGGCCTGCGGGTTCCACGCCGGGGACCCCGCCACCATGACCCGCACCGTGGCGAGCGCGAAGCAGCGCGGGGTCCGCATCGGCGCCCACGTCTCCTACCGCGACCTCGCCGGGTTCGGCCGCCGCTACGTCGACGCGAGCGAGGACGAACTCACCGGGGACGTCGTCTACCAGCTCGGCGCCCTGTCCGGCGTCGCCCGCACGCTGGGCGCGCAGGTCGACTACGTGAAACCCCACGGCGCCCTCTACAACACCATCGCCCACGACGAACGGCACGCCCGCGCGGTCATCACCGCACTGCTCAGCTTCGACGCGTCCCTCCCCCTCGTCGGCCTCGCCGGGTCACCGCTGCTGGAGCGGGCCCGTGCCGCGGGACTCACGGTCGTCGCCGAGGCGTTCGCCGACCGGGCCTACACCCCCGAGGGGAACCTCCTCTCCCGACGTGTTCCCGGGGCAGTGCTGCACGACCCGCAGGAGATCGCCGACCGGATGGTGCGGTGGGTGAGCGACGGGACCATCACGGCCGTGGACGGTTCCGAGGTGCCCGTCGCGGCCGAGTCCATCTGCGTCCACGGCGACTCACCCGGCGCGGTCGAGATGGCCCGGGCCGTGCGCAGCGGACTCGAGGGTGCGGGCGTCACCGTCCGCGCCTTCGCCGGTTGACCGTGCGGTTCCTCCCCTGCGGGTCCGACGGCCTCCTCGTCGAGGTCGCCGACCTCGACGAAGCCCTCGCCCTGCACGCCTCGCTGACCGCCGGGCCCCCGCCCGGGACGACGGAACTCGTCCCCGCCGCGCGCACCGTCCTCATCCGCTTCCAGCCCCTGCTGACCAGTGCCGCCACCCTGGCCGCCGCGGTGCGCGACCGGTCCCTGTCCCGTGGCGCGACAGCGACCGGAACCCTCGTCGAGATCCCCGTGCACTACGACGGCGAAGACCTCGCCGAGGTGGCCCGGACGTGCGGGATCGACGTCCCCGACCTCGTCCGCCGGCACACCGCCGCGACCTGGACGGTGGCGTTCACGGGTTTCGCGCCGGGTTTCGCCTACCTCGCCGGGGACGACCCCGTCCTCGACGTCCCCCGCCGCGGGACGCCCCGGACGACCATCCCCGCCGGGTCCGTCGCCCTCGCCGGCCGGTTCGGCGGGATCTACCCCCGGGCCAGTCCGGGAGGCTGGCGGTTGCTGGGACGGACGTCGGCCACGACGTGGGACGTCGAGCGAGCCGAACCGGCCCTGCTGCGGCCGGGCATGCGCGTCCGGTTCGTCGAGACCCCCGAGCCGCCCGTCCCCGCGGTGCCCCCGCCGGTGCGGTGCGAACCCGTCGAGGCGCCGTTCCTCGAGGTCGTGGCCCCGGGAGCGCAGACCCTCGTCCAGGACCTCGGCCGTCCCGGCCGGTCCGCGGAAGGCCTCTCCCGGTCCGGTGCGCTGGACCGCGCCGCGCTGCGCCGGGCGAACCGCCTCGTCGGGAACGCACCGGACCTCGCCGCCCTCGAGGTCGTCGCCGGGGGGTTGCGGGTCCGGGCCCACGGACGCCTCGTCCTCGCCCTGACCGGCGCCCCCGCGGAACTCACCGTCACGACCCCGACCGCGACGTTCCCGGTCGCCGCGGACCGGGCGTTCGCCCTCGACGCGGGCGAGGAACTCCTCGTCGGGAGTCCCGCCCATGGGCTGCGGTCGGTCCTGGCCGTGCGGGGCGGCCTCGCGGTCACGCCCGTCCTGGGCAGCCGCTCCACCGACCTCCTCTCCGGTACCGGACCGGACCCGGTGCGGGCCGGGAACCACCTGCCCGTCGGCCCCTCGCCCCGGAGTCCGGTCACCCTGGGGACCGCTGCGGTGCAGGACCTCCCCGCTGGCGGGGAGGTGGTGGAGATCGACGTGCGGCTCGGCCCGCGCGACGACTGGTTCACGACCGGGGCGCTCGACCGCTTCGCCACCCAGGAGTGGACGGTCACCCCGCGTTCCAACCGGGTCGGCCTGCGTCTCGACGGAGAACCCCTGGAGCGCCGGGTGCCGGGCGAACTGCCCAGCGAAGGAACGGTTCCCGGTGCGATCCAGGTCCCGCCGGACGGGCGGCCCGTCGTGTTCGGCGCCGACCACCCCGTCACCGGCGGCTACCCGGTCATCGCCTGCGTGGCCGCCCACCACCTCGACCTGCTCGCGCAGGTCCCTCCGGGGGCCCGCATGCGTTTCCGCCCCACGACACCAGGAGGAACGTCGGCGTGAAGAAGGTCCTCATCGCCAACCGCGGCGAGATCGCGGTCCGCATCGCCCGCGGCTGCGCCGACTACGGCATCGCCTCCGTCGCGGTCTACGCCGACGCCGACGCCGACGCGCTGCACGTCCGCACCGCCACCGAGGCGTGGGCGCTGCCCGGGACCACCCCCGCGCAGACCTACCTCGACGCGGCGAAGCTCCTCGCGGTGGCGCGCGCCAGCGGTGCCGACGCCGTCCACCCCGGGTACGGGTTCCTCTCCGAGGACGCGGGGTTCGCCCGCGCCGTCGAGGACGCCGGGCTCACGTGGATCGGTCCGACCCCCGACACGATCGAACGGCTCGGCGACAAGACCGCCGCCCGCGAGATCGCCCGCTCGGTGGGCGCACCGCTGGCCGCGGGCACCCCCGGGCCGGTGTCCGGGGTCGAGGAGGTCCTGGCGTTCGCGCGCGAGCACGGGCTGCCCCTGGTCGTAAAGGCCGCGTTCGGCGGTGGCGGTCGGGGGATGCGCGTCGTGCACGACCTCGAGGAGGTCCCCGAGGCCTACGACTCCGCCGTCCGCGAGGCCGTGGCCGCGTTCGGACGCGGTGAGTGCTTCGTCGAGCAGTACCTGGAACGCCCGCGACACGTCGAGGCACAGGTCGTGGGTGACGGCCGTGGGAGCGTCGTGGTCGTCGGCACCCGGGACTGCTCGGTCCAGCGGCGCAACCAGAAACTCGTCGAGGAGGCCCCGGCACCGTTCCTCACCGCGGCGCAGCACGAGGCCGTCGTGACTGCGGCGCAGAAGATCTGCGCCGCGGTCGACTACCGCGGCGCGGGGACGGTGGAGTTCCTCGTCGGGGCGGGTGGGGTGGTCTCGTTCCTCGAGGTGAACACCCGCCTGCAGGTGGAGCACCCGGTCACCGAGGAGACCACCGGGATCGACCTGGTGCGCCAGCAGTTCCTCGTCGCCGACGGCCTGCCGCTGGAGGTCACGGAGACCCCCGCACCCCGCGGGCACGCGTTCGAGTTCCGCCTCAACGCCGAGGACCCGGGTCGGGGTTTCCTGCCCACCCCCGGCGCGGTGGAACGTCTCGACCTGCCCGGCGGTCCAGGGGTCCGCGTCGACAGCGGGGTCACGACGGGTTCCGTCGTGGCCCCGGCGTTCGACTCGCTGGTGGCGAAGCTCGTCGTCCACGGCCGCGACCGTCGGCACGCGCTGCGCCGGGCCCGCCAGGCGTTGGCGGAACTGCGCCTCGACGGTTTCCCGACCGTCGCGGGTTTCCACCGCCGACTCCTGGAGGACCCCGCGTTCACCGACGACTTCGCGGTGCACACGCGCTGGATCGAGACCGAGTGCGACTGGCTCGGCGACCTCGCCGCGGACCGACCGCTTCCCCCCTCCGACGACGCGGTGGTCCGCACCTGGGTGGAACTCGACGGCCGGCGGTTCACCCTCGCCCTGCCCGCGGGTCTCGCTCAGGCGAACCCGGCACCCGTCGCCCCGCGAGCGGTGACCGACGACGCCGTGCTGAGCGCTCCGGTCGGCGGCAGTCTGGTGGGCTGGGACGTCGTCGACGGCCAGGAGGTCCGGGTGGGTGAGCACCTCGGCGCGATCGAGGCCATGAAGATGGAGACCCCGCTGCTCGCCCACCGCGCGGGCCGGATCCAGCTGACCGCGACGCCGGGCCGGCAGTTCCACGAGGGGGCCGAACTCGCCCGGATCGGGTGAGGGCTCAGCGCCGGGTGCGGCGTTCCAGCGCCGACAACTGGTGCTGGAGGTCCGCCGTCACCTCGTGCAGGCGGCGGTAGGCCGGGTACAGCTCGGCGTAGACCTCGGCGGCCACGGGATCCGGTTCGGTGACCGATTCGACGCGGTTCCAGGTGGCGTCCACGTCGACGGCGCCGAGGGCGACCGCGGCGAACTTCGCGTCCCCCAGGGCGGCCCCGACCCGTTCGGCGGGGAGTTCCTGGCGCAGGCCGGTGACGTCGGTGACGATCTGCGGCCACAACGGAGATCCCGTCCCACCCCCGACGGCGACCACGCGGCGGATGTCGACGCCCGCGTCCCGCATCACGTCGAGGTTGTGCCGCACCCCGTAGGCGGTCGCCTCGAGCAGCGCCCGGTCGACCTCGCCGCGGGTGCTGCGCAACGTCAGGCCCAGCAACGCGCCTCGGGCGTCGGCGTCCGCGAACGGTGTGCGCTCCCCGGCGAAGTAGGGCAGCGCGAGCAGCCCGTGGGAACCCGGCGGTACGGCGGCGGCCTCGGCGACGAGGTCCATCACGTCGGGTGAACCGCTCGTCTCCCGCCACCACTCGACGGCGCTGCCGGAACTCGCCATGCCCGCGGCCAGGGTGTCCTGCCCCGGACGGACCCCGGCCGTCCCCCACAGCGCGGGGTGGACCCGGGGACCGTCGGTGACGGCGATGAAGAACGTCGTGGAGCCGTACATGACCATCAGGTCCCCGGGCCGGCCGACGTCGACGCTCTCCGCCTCCGCCCACGCGTCGCAGGTGCCGGCCGCCACGGGCGTGCCGAGCGGGATCCCCGTCGCCGCGGACGCCGCGGCCGTCACGGTGCCGATCCGTTCGGAGGGCCAGACGAGCCGAGGCATGGGCAGACCCTCGGCGACCTCTTCGCAGCGGTCCTCGATCCAGGCCGCCTCGTGGCGGTCGTAGAGCGGGGTCGTCTGGCTGGCGGAGTGCTGGTCCAGGACGTACTCGCCGGTGAGCTTGAAGGCGAGGTAGGAGTTCGACATGAAGAAGTGGCGCGCCCGGGCGAACACGTCGGGTTCGTGGCGGCGCAGCCACTCCAGCTTCCCGCCGGCGGCCTGGGTGGACATCGTGGAACCGCAGCGGCGCAACAGGTCCTCGGCGCCGTAG
This region includes:
- a CDS encoding sugar-binding transcriptional regulator, which gives rise to MVKGPKGDSRFPLALAHTAATLYYLQDATQAEIAERLGTSRATVSRLLQEARDRGLVRIEVLPLPREDPDDLAERLRTALGLEGVWLSPATTTQHVAEAVSPVLAVLLAGLGLVAGDVLLVSSGRTAYEIARRELPALPGVVVAPMVGGQDEAEAWYQTNEITRRVAAAVGGTPRFLHAPAFPGRGLRRSLVADPEFKRFTALWESARCAVMGVGAPPLQRDSIPSFVPTAETPLRDAVGDVASRFYDAHGVEISYDGADRLIAIPLDVLRAVPHRIAVVYGAVKVPSVLAGARGGFFNHLVTDPATAAKLLTAA
- a CDS encoding DUF979 domain-containing protein; translated protein: MIRVEWFYWVMGFFFLVVGALVARDRSNPRRATSGAFWALLGLCFPYSSFVVAQTAPGWPLGLAIVAIAAIAGTGRLARSGSAAGGGTAAVVDGPASPAGRAGTTLLATREVLAARFGNRLFVPVLIIPVVTALCATVGKDITVGGQPLLQSGSETVIGLAAAGIIAVPVGMWLFRQRTPALALTEGRRLTEDLGWALVLPQLLSVLGLVFATAGVGDAIGTTVSAVLPDGALLPAVILYCVGMAVFTVVMGNAFAAFPVLTAAIGYPVLVEAMGGNPPVVFAIGMLSGYCGTLCTPMAANFNVVPVALLELRSNYAVIRQQIPTAVPLLVANVVLMYFLAF
- a CDS encoding GntR family transcriptional regulator, with amino-acid sequence MEPQDRSGRAHRVADLVRDGILDGSYGVGSRLSEPELCTAFEVSRNTLRESFRMLAEERLVVHELNRGVFVRVPSEQDVHELYDARRLVECAAVRDHGRRTDGLADVAETLERAERLAAAGDWIGVGTADIDFHRALTALGSVRIEGLMQSIWNEMRLAFHVVGSPEDFHGSYLARNHVVLDTLLERGGVAAARELRSYLDEAEGRVLQAYRDRRSA
- a CDS encoding alcohol dehydrogenase catalytic domain-containing protein, with protein sequence MTGTEPQTMRAVVVHGPEDYRLEEIPVPVAGPGEILLKVEAVGICASDLKCYHGAAKFWGDENRPAWTETGVVPGHEFTGRVVGIDAEATARWGVSEGDRVVAEQIVPCWNCRYCNTGNYHMCQPHDMFGFKRRTPGAMAEYMVLPKEALVHKAPSDLPPWQVAYAEPLSCALHAVERANIRFDDTVVIAGCGPIGLGMIAGAAAKFPKRIIALDALPQKLELAKKCGADLTLNITEVDVVQTVKDLTDGYGADVYIEGTGHPSAVAQGLNLLRKLGTFVEYSVFKDPVSVDWSIISDDKELNVLGAHLGQNTWPAALKLIASGRLPLDEICSHQLPLEEFQKGLDLVADSANSVKVSIVPGLS
- a CDS encoding DUF969 domain-containing protein, with amino-acid sequence MLVLLGILVVVAGFALRLNPMLVVTVAGLVTGFLGGMTPVEVLNAFGTGFAGSRSVSIFLLVLPVIGMVERNGLQEQARRLVSKMSRLSTGGILAGYFVIRQVTAAIGLMSIGGHAQTVRPLVAPMAEAAAVRRFGPLPDAVSQRIRAFAASTDNVGAFFGEDIFVAVGAVLLITSFVDTTYGYTLEPLQLALWAIPTAVVALLVHGTRSLLTDRGLAREMAKFGTSEVAG
- a CDS encoding DUF2891 domain-containing protein, which codes for MLAPLAGRLARTAVANVRREFPHAPGTELRGPGDLVRPRAAHPAFHGCYDWHSAVHTHWLLVFLLEHHPEEIDVEAVRAVLDDHLTAADLERETLALVTSPGFERPYGWAWLVTLAAQCRAWTGANPAWGSALRPAADAVADLVLDWLPRAGRPVRAGTHANSAFSLGLLLDAAPVLGRDDLADAVRATATDWFLPDRDAPLTWEPSGEDFLSPGLAEADLVRRLLPAEEFPPWLQGFWPGLAQGEPRTLLEPVAVPDRLDGRLGHLDGLNLSRAAALADLAAALDPTDSRRGVLSGAADVHLGRGLEALSADGYASTHWLGTFAARALAARAGDLGGPRPR
- a CDS encoding MFS transporter; its protein translation is MTPQSTTDAPSEGRLQRLGIPPVLRWGFVGVLVFMTGNGVESNFLTPHLVDVLGRPESAVASIITYYSLCVLVGSYVSGALSDLFGPRRVMALGFVVWVVFEVLFLLALQAESFPLAAAAYAVRGFGFPLFAFAFLVWVNITTRPERNGAAVGWFYVAFTGGLPTLGSLFAVGAIPLFGGGTPGETGAMVASIGLVVIGFLIAWLGVRDPRGNQRIAPAEESAAQVLTSGVRLAFRQPKVGMGFLVRLINTAPEFGMFIVLPAVIATERGWGQSRWLVMTVCVYATNILVNAMFGAIGDKIGWQRTVQWFGIVGSACGLVLWWYVPQLVPAGSTWGYVLSVLAGCVFGMLLAGFVPMGAIMPALAPDHKGAAMAMYTTAAGGATFLGSAVVWVVLQLGGSNQAVVWSFVGLYAVAFVLVQFLRVPQVRATHGKLETVTA